One stretch of Segatella copri DNA includes these proteins:
- a CDS encoding shikimate kinase, translated as MKSIIIIGYMGAGKTTVGKALAKDLGVMFYDLDWYIESRMRKTVKQIFDEVGEEGFRKIEHNMLHEVAEFENVVVSCGGGTPCFFDNMDYMNQLGETFYLKASPETLHAHLKMGKGVRPLLLNKTPEEVDKFIHEQLKLREPYYEKAKHIIDINVMDNYDKINAIVQQIRDLLNI; from the coding sequence ATGAAGTCAATCATCATCATAGGATACATGGGCGCCGGCAAGACAACAGTCGGCAAAGCCCTCGCCAAAGACCTTGGCGTTATGTTCTACGATCTCGACTGGTATATCGAGAGCCGAATGCGCAAGACCGTTAAACAGATCTTCGACGAAGTTGGAGAAGAGGGATTTCGCAAGATAGAGCACAATATGCTACACGAAGTGGCAGAGTTTGAAAATGTAGTGGTAAGTTGCGGAGGAGGAACACCATGTTTCTTCGACAATATGGACTACATGAACCAACTTGGCGAAACGTTTTACCTGAAGGCATCTCCAGAAACCCTTCACGCTCATCTGAAGATGGGCAAAGGCGTACGCCCTCTGCTGCTCAACAAAACACCGGAAGAGGTAGACAAGTTTATCCATGAGCAGCTGAAACTTCGCGAGCCTTACTACGAGAAGGCAAAACACATCATCGATATCAACGTGATGGACAATTATGATAAAATCAACGCTATTGTTCAGCAGATCAGAGACCTGCTGAACATATAG
- a CDS encoding TlpA disulfide reductase family protein translates to MKITRLFSVAAIMVAALALTSCNNKKFHINGNITEAQDSMLYLENISLNGPVKIDSVKLGEDGAFAFDEAAMDSVTPEFYRLRIANQTINLSIDSTETVKVKAAYPQMSFKYEVEGSENCNKIKELSLKQMTLQSNINGLVKDPNIGNDSIESIVGRMLQAYKQDIKTNYIFKEPMKAYAYYALFQTVQLGNVNTLIFNPRNNKDDVKVFAAVATSWDTYYPGAERGKNLHNIAIEGMKDIRIIENQMAQQQIEASKVSVNGCIELALQDNKGQVRRLSDLKGKVVLLDFHLFASKESTKRIMMLRELYNKYHAAGLEIYQVSVDPDEHFWKTSTAAIPWICVRDEDGIQGKSLALYNVQSIPTFFLIDRTNTLQARDAQIKDIEAAIKNLL, encoded by the coding sequence ATGAAGATAACTAGACTCTTTTCAGTGGCAGCGATTATGGTAGCTGCACTGGCTTTGACTTCTTGTAACAACAAGAAATTCCACATCAACGGCAATATCACAGAGGCTCAGGACTCTATGCTCTATCTGGAGAACATCAGCCTGAACGGTCCTGTGAAAATCGACTCTGTGAAACTGGGCGAGGATGGTGCCTTTGCCTTCGACGAGGCTGCCATGGACTCTGTTACCCCAGAGTTCTACCGCTTACGCATCGCCAACCAAACCATCAATCTTTCCATCGATTCTACAGAAACCGTCAAGGTAAAGGCGGCTTATCCGCAGATGAGTTTCAAATACGAAGTGGAAGGTTCTGAAAACTGCAACAAGATCAAGGAGTTGTCTCTTAAGCAGATGACTCTCCAGAGCAATATCAACGGGCTCGTGAAAGATCCTAACATCGGCAACGATTCTATCGAATCCATCGTAGGCCGCATGCTCCAGGCTTACAAACAGGACATCAAGACCAACTACATCTTCAAGGAGCCAATGAAGGCATACGCTTACTATGCGCTCTTCCAAACGGTACAGTTGGGCAATGTGAATACACTTATCTTCAACCCTCGCAACAACAAAGACGACGTGAAGGTATTTGCTGCCGTAGCAACCAGTTGGGATACCTACTATCCTGGCGCTGAGCGTGGCAAGAACCTCCACAATATCGCCATCGAGGGAATGAAGGACATCCGCATCATCGAGAACCAGATGGCACAGCAGCAGATTGAGGCCAGCAAGGTGAGCGTAAACGGATGCATCGAACTTGCACTTCAGGACAACAAGGGACAGGTACGCCGTCTCTCCGACCTCAAGGGCAAGGTGGTACTGCTCGACTTCCATCTCTTCGCCAGCAAAGAGAGCACCAAGCGCATCATGATGTTGCGTGAACTCTACAACAAGTATCATGCTGCCGGACTGGAGATTTATCAGGTATCAGTAGACCCTGACGAGCACTTCTGGAAAACCTCTACCGCTGCCATCCCTTGGATTTGCGTACGCGATGAAGATGGCATTCAGGGCAAGAGTCTGGCTCTCTACAATGTCCAGAGCATTCCTACCTTCTTCCTGATTGACCGCACCAACACCCTGCAGGCACGTGATGCACAGATTAAGGACATAGAGGCAGCCATCAAGAACCTTCTTTAA
- the topA gene encoding type I DNA topoisomerase, translating into MQENLVIVESPAKAKKIEEFLGKDYKVMSSYGHIRDLKKKELSINEKTMEPDYEIPEEKKKLVTELKTNAKKAKKIWLASDEDREGEAISWHLCEVLGLDEEKTNRIVFHEITKQAILDAIKNPRHLDMNLVNAQQARRVLDRLVGFKLSPILWRKVKPALSAGRVQSVAVRLIVEREREIQKFQSVPYYRVTAIFALISDSGNATEVKAELDQRFNTHEEVEAFLEKCKDAKFMVESVTKKPLKRSPAPPFTTSTLQQEAARKLGFTVVQTMMIAQKLYESGRITYMRTDSVNLSTLCSNASKDEIIREYGKEYSQTRAYHTSSKGAQEAHEAIRPTYMNEPTIEGTAQEKRLYELIWKRTIASQMADAQLEKTTININIGNTSEKFVATGEVVSFDGFLKVYLESTDDEEHAEDSSHILPALKEGDELQRREILATEKYSLAPARYTEASLVKKLEDLGIGRPSTYAPTISTIQQRQYVVKGDKTGEERTFTIDSLKGIKITQKLKKEMAGSEKGKLLPTDIGIVVNDFLMENFPNIMNYNFTADVEKKFDDIAEGKTEWTNWMKDFDKGFEPEVKEVLEARNQHKAGERNLGNDPKTGKPVFVKIGRFGPVVQIGSAEDKDKPQFAQLPSDKSIETITLEEALELFKLPRELGDYEGITVTVGSGRYGPYILHNRKYVSIPKEDDPLTITLDRAIELIKEKREAEEKRHLKVFDEDDKMEILNGKYGPYIAYDGKNYRIPKAKHESAEELTYEECMEIIKAAPEPKARGRKKS; encoded by the coding sequence ATGCAAGAGAATTTAGTAATCGTCGAGAGCCCTGCGAAGGCTAAAAAGATCGAAGAGTTTTTAGGTAAGGACTATAAGGTTATGTCTTCTTACGGTCATATCCGTGACCTGAAGAAGAAGGAACTTAGTATAAACGAGAAAACCATGGAACCTGATTATGAGATTCCAGAGGAAAAGAAAAAACTCGTTACAGAATTGAAAACGAATGCGAAGAAAGCCAAGAAAATCTGGTTAGCATCCGATGAGGACCGCGAGGGAGAAGCCATCAGCTGGCATCTTTGCGAAGTACTGGGATTGGATGAGGAGAAGACAAACCGTATTGTCTTCCACGAGATTACCAAACAGGCTATTCTTGACGCAATCAAGAACCCACGCCATCTGGACATGAACCTGGTGAATGCCCAGCAGGCTCGTCGTGTACTCGACCGACTGGTAGGTTTCAAGCTTTCTCCTATCTTGTGGAGAAAGGTTAAGCCAGCCCTTTCTGCAGGTCGTGTACAGAGTGTTGCTGTCCGTCTGATAGTAGAACGTGAGCGTGAAATCCAGAAGTTCCAGAGTGTTCCATACTATCGCGTTACCGCTATTTTCGCCCTGATCAGTGACAGCGGCAATGCAACAGAGGTAAAGGCAGAACTGGACCAGCGTTTCAATACCCACGAAGAGGTTGAAGCATTCCTTGAGAAGTGTAAAGACGCTAAGTTTATGGTTGAATCTGTAACCAAAAAGCCTTTAAAGCGTTCTCCTGCACCACCTTTCACTACTTCTACTCTGCAACAGGAGGCTGCACGCAAGCTTGGTTTCACCGTTGTACAGACCATGATGATTGCCCAGAAACTTTACGAAAGCGGACGCATCACTTACATGCGAACCGATAGCGTAAACCTCTCTACGCTCTGTTCCAACGCCAGCAAAGATGAGATTATCAGAGAATATGGCAAGGAATACAGCCAGACTCGTGCCTACCACACCAGTTCAAAGGGTGCACAGGAAGCGCACGAGGCTATCCGTCCTACATATATGAATGAACCAACCATCGAAGGAACCGCTCAGGAGAAGCGCCTTTACGAACTCATCTGGAAGCGTACCATCGCATCTCAGATGGCTGACGCACAACTTGAAAAGACAACCATCAACATCAATATCGGCAACACAAGCGAAAAGTTTGTTGCTACCGGCGAGGTTGTTTCATTCGATGGTTTCCTCAAGGTTTATCTCGAGTCAACCGACGATGAAGAGCATGCTGAGGATTCTTCCCACATTCTTCCTGCCCTGAAAGAAGGCGATGAATTGCAGCGCAGAGAAATCCTTGCTACAGAGAAGTATTCTCTGGCTCCTGCAAGATACACCGAGGCTAGTCTGGTGAAGAAACTGGAAGATCTCGGCATCGGCCGTCCATCTACCTATGCTCCAACTATCAGTACCATCCAGCAGCGTCAATACGTGGTAAAGGGTGACAAGACGGGTGAAGAGCGCACATTTACCATAGATTCTCTGAAGGGCATCAAGATAACCCAGAAGTTGAAGAAAGAGATGGCAGGCTCTGAAAAGGGCAAACTTCTGCCTACTGATATCGGCATCGTAGTAAACGACTTCCTGATGGAGAACTTCCCGAACATCATGAACTACAACTTTACGGCAGACGTAGAGAAGAAGTTTGATGATATTGCAGAAGGAAAGACCGAATGGACCAACTGGATGAAGGATTTCGACAAGGGCTTTGAGCCTGAAGTGAAGGAAGTTCTGGAAGCCCGCAACCAGCACAAAGCCGGCGAGCGCAATCTCGGAAATGATCCAAAGACAGGAAAGCCAGTATTCGTCAAGATTGGCCGTTTTGGACCTGTGGTACAGATTGGTTCTGCTGAGGATAAGGACAAGCCTCAGTTTGCCCAGTTGCCATCAGACAAGAGCATCGAAACCATCACCCTGGAAGAGGCTTTGGAACTCTTCAAGCTGCCAAGAGAACTCGGTGATTATGAAGGCATTACTGTAACAGTTGGCTCTGGTCGCTACGGTCCTTACATCCTCCATAACCGCAAGTATGTTTCTATTCCAAAGGAGGATGATCCGCTGACCATCACCCTGGATAGAGCCATCGAGCTGATCAAGGAAAAGCGCGAAGCCGAAGAGAAGCGTCATCTCAAAGTTTTCGATGAGGACGATAAGATGGAAATTCTCAATGGCAAGTATGGTCCATACATTGCTTACGACGGCAAGAATTACCGCATTCCAAAGGCAAAACATGAGAGTGCAGAGGAGCTTACATACGAGGAGTGTATGGAAATTATCAAAGCTGCTCCAGAACCAAAGGCTAGAGGCAGAAAGAAATCATAA
- a CDS encoding NUDIX hydrolase has translation MSHVLDKFQFCPVCGSSHFEINNIKSKKCKDCGFSYYLNPSSATVALILNSKEELLAVRRKKDPAKGALDLPGGFVDMDETGEEGMAREVKEETGLDATEVKYQFSYPNLYLYSGFMVHTLDMFYEVKVKDDTHIEAMDDAEESFWIPLSRLNPDEFAFDSIRKGLHRYLETKLG, from the coding sequence ATGAGTCACGTATTAGATAAGTTTCAGTTTTGCCCGGTTTGCGGCTCTAGTCATTTCGAAATCAACAACATCAAGAGCAAGAAGTGTAAGGACTGCGGATTCTCTTATTACCTCAATCCAAGCAGTGCTACGGTAGCTCTCATACTCAACAGTAAGGAAGAGCTCCTGGCAGTAAGGCGCAAGAAAGACCCAGCCAAGGGGGCACTCGATTTGCCAGGCGGTTTTGTTGACATGGATGAAACAGGTGAAGAAGGTATGGCAAGAGAGGTAAAAGAGGAAACCGGACTGGATGCAACTGAGGTTAAGTATCAGTTCAGCTACCCAAATCTCTACCTTTACTCAGGTTTCATGGTCCATACCCTCGATATGTTCTATGAAGTGAAGGTGAAAGACGACACTCATATAGAAGCAATGGACGATGCAGAAGAATCATTCTGGATACCATTGAGCAGACTCAATCCTGATGAGTTTGCATTCGATTCCATACGCAAAGGGCTCCATCGTTATTTGGAAACAAAATTGGGGTAA
- a CDS encoding sialate O-acetylesterase — protein sequence MNKKFLAMAALALITTGAQAKVKLPHILGDNMILQQNTEANLWGWDKPGTTVEVTTSWSGQKYSAKTGKDGKWAIKVQTPKASYTPLSITFDDGEKTTLNNVLAGEVWVCAGQSNMEMPVKGFGNCPVEGYNKAVLEANQYKGVHYVKIPSVMSSKPLDDANCEWKEVNPETVGDASATGYFFAQVINKTLDIPVGLVMANKGGSRVESWLDRDYLKKNTKEDLDSVKMTKNPKFKWDFLYPLLWGNGTFHPILNYSVKGILFYQGCSNVGDPGGQYTKRLADLVAQWRRDFKQGELPFYFVQIAPYHNGDVNGDWGPKLREQQFNAAKVIPNSGIVCTEDLVYPYEVEQIHPCQKQPVGERLALQALSNTYGMKGLFSESMTFKEMKIVGDTVKVHFDNTYGAYNRFEGIEGFEVAGEDKVFHKATAKHFWQEGNDPWNECVIVTSPEVKKPVALRYCFRNFQLGNMANAGNLPLFPFRTDNW from the coding sequence ATGAATAAGAAATTTTTAGCAATGGCAGCCTTGGCACTTATCACAACAGGAGCACAGGCTAAAGTAAAGTTGCCACACATCTTGGGTGACAACATGATTTTACAGCAAAACACAGAGGCTAACCTTTGGGGATGGGACAAACCAGGAACCACAGTAGAGGTAACCACCTCATGGTCTGGGCAGAAATATTCTGCCAAGACCGGAAAGGATGGCAAATGGGCTATCAAAGTACAAACCCCGAAGGCGAGCTACACCCCACTCTCCATCACTTTCGATGATGGCGAAAAGACCACTCTCAACAATGTGCTGGCAGGAGAAGTATGGGTTTGTGCAGGTCAGAGCAACATGGAGATGCCTGTAAAAGGATTCGGCAACTGCCCTGTAGAAGGTTACAACAAGGCGGTGCTCGAAGCAAACCAGTACAAAGGCGTACATTACGTAAAGATTCCTAGCGTAATGAGCAGTAAGCCGTTAGATGATGCCAACTGCGAATGGAAGGAGGTTAACCCGGAAACCGTAGGCGATGCATCTGCTACAGGATACTTCTTTGCACAGGTAATAAACAAGACTCTTGATATTCCGGTAGGTCTGGTCATGGCAAACAAGGGTGGAAGCCGTGTAGAAAGCTGGCTCGACCGCGACTACCTGAAGAAGAACACCAAGGAAGATCTCGACTCTGTAAAGATGACCAAGAACCCTAAGTTTAAGTGGGATTTCCTCTACCCTCTTCTCTGGGGTAACGGAACTTTCCACCCTATCCTCAACTATAGCGTAAAGGGTATTCTCTTCTATCAGGGATGTTCTAACGTGGGCGACCCGGGCGGCCAGTATACCAAACGTCTTGCCGACCTCGTTGCCCAGTGGCGCAGAGACTTCAAGCAGGGCGAACTGCCATTCTATTTCGTACAGATTGCACCTTATCATAATGGCGACGTAAATGGCGATTGGGGACCTAAGCTCCGTGAACAGCAGTTCAATGCAGCCAAGGTGATTCCAAACAGCGGCATCGTCTGTACCGAAGACCTGGTTTACCCATACGAGGTTGAGCAGATTCATCCATGTCAGAAACAGCCTGTAGGCGAACGTCTTGCACTCCAGGCACTCAGCAATACCTATGGCATGAAGGGACTCTTCAGCGAGAGCATGACCTTCAAGGAGATGAAGATTGTAGGTGATACAGTAAAGGTGCATTTCGACAACACCTACGGAGCCTACAACCGCTTTGAAGGTATCGAAGGTTTCGAAGTTGCAGGCGAGGACAAGGTATTCCATAAGGCTACAGCCAAGCACTTCTGGCAGGAAGGCAACGATCCTTGGAATGAGTGCGTCATCGTAACCAGTCCTGAGGTAAAGAAACCAGTAGCCCTTCGCTACTGTTTCCGCAACTTCCAGCTCGGCAATATGGCAAATGCAGGCAACCTGCCTCTCTTCCCATTCCGTACAGATAATTGGTAA
- a CDS encoding RNA polymerase sigma factor yields the protein MKEISFQNDVLPLKNKLFRLALRITLNREEAEDVVQDTLIKVWNARDRWQELDSIEAYSLTIARNLSLDRIKKMENQNDSLEEQNTERLDENTSTPSERMIQKDKLDIVRNIIDELPEKQRSCLQLRDIEGKSYKEIADILSITEDQVKVNIFRARQTVKQRFQQFDRYGL from the coding sequence ATGAAAGAAATCAGTTTCCAAAACGATGTTTTGCCGCTGAAGAACAAACTCTTCAGACTGGCCCTTCGCATTACTCTCAACCGGGAGGAAGCGGAAGACGTTGTGCAGGATACGCTGATTAAAGTCTGGAACGCCCGCGACAGATGGCAGGAACTTGACTCCATCGAGGCATACAGCCTCACCATCGCTCGCAACCTCTCGCTCGACCGCATCAAGAAGATGGAAAATCAGAATGATTCGCTGGAAGAGCAGAATACAGAAAGGTTAGACGAAAACACTTCTACCCCCTCAGAAAGGATGATTCAGAAAGACAAACTGGACATCGTAAGGAATATTATCGACGAGTTGCCTGAAAAGCAGCGCAGCTGTCTGCAGCTTCGAGACATCGAAGGAAAGTCCTACAAGGAAATAGCAGACATCCTCAGCATCACGGAAGACCAGGTCAAGGTGAACATCTTCAGGGCTCGTCAAACAGTCAAACAAAGATTTCAACAATTCGACAGATATGGATTATAA
- the speA gene encoding biosynthetic arginine decarboxylase, translating to MKKWTIEDSKELYNICGWGTSYFGINDKGDVYVTPCKDNTQIDLRDIMDELALRDINAPVLLRFPDILDNRIEKTASCFQKAKEEYGYKGENFVIYPIKVNQMQPVVEEIISHGKKFNLGLEAGSKPELHAVIAVQAQSDSLIICNGYKDESYIELALLAQKMGKRIFIVVEKLNELDIIEKVAKKLNVKPNIGIRIKLASSGSGKWAESGGDASKFGLTSAELLTALKKIDEMGFHDCLRLIHFHIGSQITKIRRIQTALREAAQFYISLHKMGYNVDFVDCGGGLGVDYDGTRSSSSESSVNYSIQEYVNDCVYTFVDAANKSNIEHPNLITESGRSLSAHHSVLVIDVLETASLPEMPEEFEAKETDHQLVKDLYEIWDNLNPRNMLEDWHDAEQIREEALQLFSHGIVDLKTRAEIEAMYWSVCHEINNLAKHMKHVPEELRGLDKILADKYFCNFSLFQSLPDSWAIDQLFPIMPIQRLNERPTRNATLQDITCDSDGKIANFVTDGHIGNVLPLHPLKKNEPYYLGVFLVGAYQEILGDMHNLFGDTNAAHISVKDGKYCIDQIFDGETVEEVLDYVQYNPKKLVRQLEQWVTKSVKEGKISLDEGKEFLGTYRNGLFGYTYLQ from the coding sequence ATGAAGAAATGGACTATTGAAGACTCGAAGGAGCTCTACAACATCTGTGGTTGGGGTACTTCTTACTTTGGCATCAACGACAAGGGTGATGTCTATGTAACTCCATGCAAGGACAACACGCAGATAGACCTGCGCGACATCATGGACGAGTTGGCATTACGCGACATCAACGCTCCCGTACTGCTCCGTTTCCCAGACATCCTCGACAACCGCATCGAGAAGACAGCCAGCTGTTTTCAAAAGGCAAAGGAAGAGTATGGATACAAGGGAGAAAACTTTGTCATCTATCCTATTAAGGTGAACCAGATGCAGCCGGTCGTTGAGGAGATTATCTCTCACGGCAAGAAGTTCAACCTCGGACTGGAGGCTGGCTCCAAGCCTGAACTCCACGCCGTCATCGCCGTACAGGCACAGAGCGACTCGCTCATCATCTGTAACGGTTACAAAGACGAGAGCTACATCGAACTTGCCTTGCTGGCTCAGAAGATGGGCAAGCGCATCTTTATCGTAGTAGAAAAGCTCAATGAGCTGGATATCATCGAAAAGGTAGCCAAAAAGCTCAACGTAAAGCCAAACATCGGTATCCGCATCAAACTGGCTTCTTCAGGCTCAGGCAAATGGGCTGAAAGCGGCGGCGATGCATCTAAGTTCGGCTTGACCAGCGCAGAACTGCTCACAGCCCTCAAGAAGATAGACGAGATGGGATTCCACGACTGTCTGCGCCTTATCCACTTCCATATCGGAAGTCAGATTACCAAGATTCGCCGCATCCAGACAGCTCTCCGTGAGGCAGCCCAGTTCTATATTAGCCTCCACAAGATGGGTTACAATGTAGATTTCGTAGATTGCGGTGGCGGACTCGGTGTAGATTACGACGGCACCCGCTCTTCCAGCAGCGAGAGCTCCGTAAACTACTCTATCCAGGAGTATGTAAACGACTGTGTCTATACATTCGTAGATGCAGCCAACAAGAGCAATATCGAGCACCCTAACCTCATCACCGAGAGCGGCCGCTCGCTCTCTGCCCATCACTCAGTCTTGGTTATCGATGTCTTGGAGACCGCTTCCCTGCCAGAGATGCCTGAGGAGTTTGAGGCGAAGGAGACCGACCACCAGCTGGTGAAGGATCTTTATGAGATATGGGACAACCTGAATCCTCGCAACATGCTGGAAGACTGGCATGATGCCGAGCAGATTCGCGAAGAGGCATTGCAGCTCTTCTCTCACGGCATCGTAGATCTGAAGACCCGTGCAGAGATTGAGGCAATGTACTGGAGCGTGTGCCACGAGATCAACAATCTTGCCAAGCACATGAAGCATGTACCAGAAGAGCTCAGAGGTCTGGACAAGATTCTTGCCGACAAGTATTTCTGCAACTTCTCTCTGTTCCAGAGCCTGCCAGACAGTTGGGCTATCGACCAGCTCTTCCCTATCATGCCTATCCAGCGTCTGAACGAGCGTCCTACCCGCAACGCTACCTTGCAGGACATCACCTGCGACAGCGACGGAAAGATTGCCAACTTCGTTACCGACGGTCATATAGGTAACGTTCTTCCTCTTCATCCATTGAAGAAGAACGAGCCATACTATCTCGGTGTGTTCCTCGTAGGTGCCTACCAGGAGATTCTGGGCGACATGCACAATCTCTTCGGCGACACCAATGCTGCCCACATCTCTGTAAAGGACGGCAAATATTGCATCGACCAGATATTCGACGGCGAGACCGTAGAGGAGGTATTGGATTACGTACAGTACAATCCGAAGAAGCTCGTCCGCCAGTTGGAGCAGTGGGTAACCAAGAGTGTGAAGGAAGGCAAGATTTCGCTAGATGAGGGCAAGGAATTCTTGGGCACCTATCGCAATGGTCTCTTCGGATACACTTATCTTCAGTAA
- a CDS encoding pyruvate ferredoxin oxidoreductase: MDYKYINQLLDRYWKGETSLEEEEILRAFFSQDELPAELKPYQALFSYEMGEAKQEALGDDFDQKMMAMIEDEYTKKPNKAKVVSLTERLKPLFKAAAVVAIILTLGNAVQVPFQNNGNDSVENVGYIKSGKGVSVAMGDSASVDSMQRTGIDQVSTPTTSPTLLK, from the coding sequence ATGGATTATAAGTACATCAACCAACTTTTGGATCGCTACTGGAAGGGCGAGACTTCTCTCGAAGAAGAGGAGATTCTCCGTGCATTCTTCAGCCAGGACGAGTTGCCTGCCGAGCTGAAGCCATACCAAGCGCTCTTCTCTTACGAGATGGGCGAGGCTAAGCAAGAGGCACTGGGTGATGACTTCGACCAGAAGATGATGGCGATGATTGAGGATGAATACACCAAGAAGCCTAACAAGGCAAAGGTCGTTTCATTGACAGAGCGCCTGAAGCCTCTCTTCAAGGCTGCTGCCGTGGTAGCTATCATCCTGACATTGGGCAATGCAGTTCAGGTTCCTTTCCAGAACAATGGCAATGATTCTGTTGAAAACGTAGGATACATCAAGAGTGGCAAGGGCGTGTCCGTAGCCATGGGAGATTCTGCTTCGGTTGATTCTATGCAACGCACAGGCATCGATCAGGTAAGCACTCCAACAACGTCTCCAACGTTATTAAAGTAG
- the argB gene encoding acetylglutamate kinase, with translation MEKVTVVKVGGAIVEDSEQLAQLLKDFAAIPGKKVLVHGGGRRATKVAAALGIESKMVNGRRITDADMLEVVTMVYGGLVNKNLVAKLQANGVNALGLTGADMDVIHSHKRPLKDGIDFGYVGDVERANGKMLQTLINEGITPVMAPLTHDGKGNILNTNADTIASETAKALAPYYDVTLIYSFEKKGVLSNPENDDSVIPVITRADFERYKADGTVAGGMIPKLENALAAIDAGVKEVIITLATAIDGKHGTVIK, from the coding sequence ATGGAAAAAGTAACAGTAGTAAAGGTAGGCGGTGCCATCGTTGAAGACAGCGAGCAGCTGGCACAGCTCTTGAAGGATTTCGCAGCCATTCCCGGCAAGAAAGTATTGGTACATGGCGGTGGCCGCCGTGCCACTAAGGTAGCCGCAGCCCTCGGCATCGAGAGCAAGATGGTGAACGGCCGCCGCATCACCGATGCAGACATGCTGGAAGTGGTAACAATGGTTTATGGCGGTCTGGTCAACAAGAACCTGGTTGCCAAGCTCCAGGCTAACGGCGTGAATGCTCTCGGTCTGACCGGTGCTGATATGGACGTAATCCACAGTCACAAGCGTCCGTTGAAGGACGGTATCGACTTCGGATACGTGGGCGATGTAGAACGTGCCAACGGCAAGATGCTCCAAACCCTGATTAATGAAGGCATTACTCCAGTGATGGCTCCATTGACCCATGACGGCAAGGGCAACATCCTCAACACCAATGCCGACACCATAGCCAGCGAGACTGCCAAGGCTCTGGCTCCTTACTACGATGTGACATTGATATATAGTTTTGAAAAGAAAGGCGTGCTCAGTAATCCTGAGAATGACGACAGCGTGATTCCAGTGATTACCCGTGCCGATTTTGAGAGATACAAAGCAGATGGTACCGTAGCAGGCGGCATGATTCCTAAGTTGGAGAATGCCCTTGCAGCCATTGATGCTGGTGTGAAAGAGGTGATTATCACCCTTGCTACCGCCATCGACGGAAAGCACGGAACAGTGATTAAGTGA